The genomic stretch ATGATGTGCTTCCTATATTTAAGGTGCAACAAGGTCCAAAGCTGTGAATTTCCCCTGAGGATAATATGGCCTCCCCTGCCTCCATCACCTCCATCAGGGCCACCTTTGGGAACGTGCTTCTCTCTCCTGAAGTGGGCAGCACCAGCTCCTCCCGCCCCAGACCTGGAGCAAAACTTCACATAATCTATAAAATTCGAATCTGCCACTTTTCTATTGCTTATTCCTCTGAAATAAAAGAGGCTAAGAAAAACTCTTAGCCAATATTAAATTTTCACAAAGGTACGATTATTTTCGGTTTTAATACTGATCGATTACCGCACAGATCTTATCAAAAATTTCGTCGATCCCCCCAACACCATGAATGGTGGAAAGCTTCCCTTGCTTTTCATAATAGGAAGCTACTGGCAGAGTTTCTTCTTTATACACTTTTATCCTTGTATTGATCTTCTCCTCATCCTGATCATCTACCCTTCCTGAAGTTTTTCCCCTGTGACGGATTCGCTCTTTCAATTCCTCCTCCGGTACTTCCAGGGCAATCATACCAGCAATACTCAGGTCCTTTTCCTCAAGCAACTTATCCAATGCCTCTGCCTGGGCCACCGTACGGGGAAAACCATCCAAAATAAAACCTTTGGCTCCTACTGTAGTTTTAATTTTATCATCCACCATGCCAATCACCACTTCATCAGGTACTAACCGGCCCTCATCCATATATTTTCTGGCCAGCTTGCCCAACTCAGTCCCTTCACCTAGATGCTTTCTGAACAAATCCCCCGTAGAAATGTGCTCCAATTCATATTTTGCAATGAGCTTTTCACTTTGCGTCCCCTTACCGGCGCCCGGAGGGCCAAATAATACGATGTTTAGCATGATTTATAGTTTGGTTAATACAGTGTTTTAGGGAATCCCCCGTCACGTTAGTTGATATATTTCTCTTAGGTTACGGCCATAGCCATCGTAATCCAATCCATAGCCGACCACAAATTTATTTGGAATCTCAAACCCCACATAGTCCACTTCAACATCTGTCGCCAAAGCTTCTGGCTTCAGCAATAGACTAACGACAGATATACTAGCTGGTGACTTTTCCTTGAGCAGCTCAATCAGATACTCCATGCTTCTACCTGTATCCACGATATCCTCCACGATGATAATATGCCTATTACCCACCTCCTCCTTTAAGCCTACCAATTCCCGAACATTTCCGGTTGACTGCATGGCTTCATATGAAGCAATCTTTATAAAAGATACTTCCAGCGGAACCGACATCTCTTTCATGAGGTCTGACAGGAACATGAATGCGCCATTCAGAATGCCCAAAACGAGGGGGTGTTTACCATCATAATCCTCAGACAGAGCCCTTCCCAGTGCCTTCACTCTCACGTCCAGCTGTTCCTCTGACAGGTACGGCTCAAACTCCTTGTCTTTTACCTTTAGCATATTACAATAAAAAAGCCCCGACTCCAGGGCGCTACAAATATAGAAAATTTTCGTTTGTGCTTCCTAATTTGAAAGCCAAAGACTTACCTACAGGCGAGCCATCAGGTATTTGTACAATTGAATCATCGCTTCCAGGTCTTTTAGCGATACTTTTTCATACGGTGTATGGACATTATCCTCTGCAGCTCCAATAAAACACCAATCCACCAAAAAGGGGCTCATTTGAACCTCACGGCCATCACTTCCTCCGGCACCCTCTACTTCCAGTTGGTAGGGAATACCACTTTCTTCTGCCAAACGGACTATTTTGTCCGT from Echinicola soli encodes the following:
- a CDS encoding adenylate kinase — its product is MLNIVLFGPPGAGKGTQSEKLIAKYELEHISTGDLFRKHLGEGTELGKLARKYMDEGRLVPDEVVIGMVDDKIKTTVGAKGFILDGFPRTVAQAEALDKLLEEKDLSIAGMIALEVPEEELKERIRHRGKTSGRVDDQDEEKINTRIKVYKEETLPVASYYEKQGKLSTIHGVGGIDEIFDKICAVIDQY
- the hpt gene encoding hypoxanthine phosphoribosyltransferase — translated: MLKVKDKEFEPYLSEEQLDVRVKALGRALSEDYDGKHPLVLGILNGAFMFLSDLMKEMSVPLEVSFIKIASYEAMQSTGNVRELVGLKEEVGNRHIIIVEDIVDTGRSMEYLIELLKEKSPASISVVSLLLKPEALATDVEVDYVGFEIPNKFVVGYGLDYDGYGRNLREIYQLT